The following proteins are encoded in a genomic region of Ooceraea biroi isolate clonal line C1 chromosome 14, Obir_v5.4, whole genome shotgun sequence:
- the LOC105286714 gene encoding protein N-terminal asparagine amidohydrolase — translation MVLVVGGVVLQEEIPSDSRSLYAAHPVYRESAAQLHSMPAKLVGPVGLLYVQQREMAATVPQDKNVSILGSDDMTTCIIVIVRHSGSGAAALAHLDGTGTEDAAAAMIQRVTELSVVYPESRLELQLVGGYSDPRNYSEELFYTILSAFHKQPREIDLTLCCVGELNTTVRGGIHWPVIYGIGLNVKTGEIFPATFPDKGPEQALRCARQLTGGQQVLDIYDCSLGLLKIGPFNYDPLRGVDLWLAQTDQVILQHLSTSPEVEQPHFVSQVRATLKYIQDNQFPAITVFRDNRPHYYRRDEATGVWQPM, via the exons ATGGTGCTGGTAGTCGGCGGGGTGGTCCTGCAGGAGGAGATCCCCTCGGACAGCAGGTCCTTGTATGCGGCCCACCCGGTATACCGCGAGAGTGCGGCCCAGCTACATTCGATGCCGGCGAAACTCGTGGGTCCGGTGGGCCTTCTCTATGTTCAGCAGCGAGAAATGGCTGCGACTGTGCCGCAGGACA AAAACGTCAGCATCCTCGGTTCGGACGACATGACCACATGCATAATCGTTATCGTTAGGCATTCCG GTTCAGGCGCGGCGGCACTGGCGCATCTCGACGGCACTGGAACGGAGGATGCTGCGGCGGCGATGATCCAGAGGGTAACGGAACTCAGCGTTGTATATCCCGAAAGCCGTCTGGAGTTACAATTGGTCGGCGGTTACTCCGACCCGAGAAACTATTCCGAGGAATTGTTCTACACTATACTTT CCGCGTTTCACAAGCAACCGAGAGAGATCGATCTGACGCTGTGCTGCGTGGGCGAACTGAATACCACCGTGAGAGGCGGGATCCACTGGCCGGTGATCTATGGTATCGGGCTGAACGTGAAGACGGGCGAAATCTTCCCCGCGACTTTCCCCGACAAGGGCCCGGAACAGGCGCTGAGATGCGCCAGACAATTGACCGGAGGTCAGCAG GTTCTGGATATATACGACTGCTCGTTGGGATTACTTAAAATCGGTCCGTTCAATTACGACCCTCTGCGAGGCGTGGACCTCTGGTTGGCGCAAACCGATCAGGTCATCTTGCAGCATCTGTCAACGTCACCGGAAGTAGAACAACCACACTTCGTATCGCAG GTGCGAGCGACGCTCAAATACATCCAGGACAATCAATTTCCGGCTATCACTGTCTTCCGAGATAACAGACCTCATTACTACCGCCGAGACGAGGCCACCGGTGTCTGGCAGCCGATGTGA